In one Pseudomonas sp. 31-12 genomic region, the following are encoded:
- the recD gene encoding exodeoxyribonuclease V subunit alpha, with protein MSRTFADLLPTPLAAESLADLAPLSRADDLLLLLSRWVERGWLRALDKAFVAFLHELAPDDDPLVLLAAALTSHQLGHGHVCLDLFETLKEPDFALSLPPEGDLQSGAMLLPSQLLEALDGAHWCKVLASSRLVALAVDGREAAQSRPLVLSGKRLYLRRYWVYERRIDNALRLRLAEHETTPNDLPQRLTGLFGPAKSGEVIDWQKLACALATRSPFSIVTGGPGTGKTTTVVRLLALLQAPAVEAGKPLRIRLAAPTGKAAARLTESISQQVRTLDVAQTVREKIPSDVTTVHRLLGSRPGTRHFRHHAGNRLPLDVLVVDEASMIDLEMMANLLDAMPAHARLVLLGDKDQLASVEAGAVLGDLCRDAEAGWYSSQTRQWLETVSGENLDASGLQEDADGTHPLAQQVVMLRHSRRFGEGSGIGQLARWVNQQQPEDARTLLAAQSHDDVFSLPLKGEQDRALERLLLEGHGDGPQGYRHYLNLLRSQRPALDSQLDDPCWTDWARQVLQAFDAFQLLCAVRKGPWGVEGLNQRVTAALLKARLIDSDQQWYEGRPVLMTRNDYGLGLMNGDIGIALKLPERDGLESGKHVLRVAFPRNDGPGGVRFVLPSRLNDVETVYAMTVHKSQGSEFAHTALILPDALNPVLTKELIYTGITRAKNWFTLIEPRAGVFEEAVRRKVKRLSGLMLELEDGIDSSH; from the coding sequence ATGAGTCGCACCTTCGCCGATTTACTGCCCACGCCATTGGCAGCCGAAAGCCTGGCGGATCTCGCGCCCCTGAGTCGCGCCGATGATTTGTTGCTGTTGCTGTCGCGCTGGGTTGAACGCGGCTGGCTGCGGGCGCTGGACAAGGCCTTTGTGGCCTTCCTCCACGAGCTTGCCCCCGACGATGATCCGCTGGTGTTGCTCGCTGCCGCATTGACCAGTCACCAACTGGGTCACGGCCATGTCTGCCTGGATCTGTTCGAGACGCTCAAAGAGCCGGATTTCGCCCTGTCGCTGCCACCGGAAGGCGATCTGCAAAGTGGCGCGATGTTGTTGCCCTCGCAACTGCTTGAAGCGCTGGACGGCGCCCATTGGTGCAAGGTTCTGGCGTCCAGCCGTCTGGTGGCGCTGGCCGTCGATGGTCGTGAGGCGGCGCAATCCCGGCCCTTGGTTTTGTCGGGCAAGCGCCTGTACCTGCGTCGCTACTGGGTTTACGAAAGACGCATCGACAACGCCCTGCGCCTGCGCCTGGCTGAGCATGAAACAACGCCGAATGATTTACCTCAACGCCTGACAGGTTTGTTCGGTCCAGCCAAATCCGGGGAAGTGATCGACTGGCAGAAACTCGCCTGTGCTCTGGCGACTCGTAGTCCTTTCAGTATTGTCACCGGCGGCCCGGGGACCGGCAAAACCACCACGGTCGTGAGGTTGTTGGCGTTGCTTCAGGCTCCCGCAGTGGAGGCTGGTAAACCATTGCGCATCCGTCTGGCCGCACCCACCGGCAAAGCGGCGGCACGGCTGACGGAGTCCATCAGCCAGCAAGTCCGGACGCTGGACGTCGCGCAAACCGTTAGAGAAAAGATTCCGTCTGACGTGACCACCGTGCACCGCTTGCTTGGCAGTCGGCCTGGCACCCGGCACTTCCGTCACCATGCCGGCAATCGCTTGCCGCTGGATGTACTGGTGGTGGACGAAGCCTCGATGATCGACCTGGAAATGATGGCCAACCTGCTCGACGCGATGCCCGCTCATGCCCGGTTGGTGCTGCTCGGCGACAAAGATCAACTGGCATCGGTGGAGGCCGGCGCTGTGCTGGGAGATCTATGCCGCGACGCCGAGGCTGGTTGGTACAGCTCGCAAACTCGCCAGTGGCTGGAAACGGTCAGTGGTGAAAATCTGGACGCCAGCGGTTTGCAGGAAGACGCTGACGGAACTCACCCTTTGGCCCAGCAAGTGGTGATGTTGCGCCACTCGCGCCGGTTCGGTGAGGGCAGCGGCATCGGCCAGTTGGCGCGTTGGGTCAACCAGCAACAACCGGAAGATGCGCGCACGTTGCTGGCGGCTCAAAGTCATGACGATGTGTTTTCCTTGCCCCTCAAAGGTGAGCAAGACCGGGCGCTGGAGCGCTTGCTGCTCGAAGGCCATGGCGACGGACCGCAAGGTTATCGCCACTACTTGAATCTTCTTCGCAGCCAACGGCCAGCGCTCGACAGCCAACTCGATGATCCATGCTGGACCGATTGGGCACGTCAGGTGTTGCAAGCCTTCGACGCCTTCCAGTTGTTGTGCGCCGTACGCAAAGGGCCGTGGGGCGTGGAGGGTTTGAATCAGCGTGTGACTGCCGCCCTGCTCAAGGCTCGACTGATCGACAGCGACCAGCAGTGGTACGAAGGTCGGCCCGTTTTGATGACGCGCAACGACTATGGCCTGGGGTTGATGAACGGCGACATCGGCATTGCGCTCAAACTGCCGGAACGTGATGGACTCGAGTCAGGCAAACACGTCCTGCGTGTCGCGTTTCCGCGTAATGATGGCCCGGGGGGCGTGCGATTCGTTCTTCCGAGTCGGCTCAACGATGTCGAAACGGTTTACGCCATGACCGTACACAAATCCCAGGGCTCGGAGTTTGCCCATACGGCGTTGATTCTGCCGGATGCCTTGAACCCGGTACTGACCAAGGAACTGATCTATACCGGGATCACCCGGGCCAAAAACTGGTTCACCCTGATCGAACCTCGTGCCGGGGTGTTTGAGGAGGCCGTACGACGCAAGGTCAAGCGCTTGAGCGGGCTGATGCTGGAGTTGGAAGATGGGATCGATTCGAGCCATTGA
- a CDS encoding YfiR family protein, translating into MKVAVWMTGRVVGRKQVLLAGFLYLLSGVVFAQSETPMSMADQRAKSVTQVVLGILSYARWPVEPAQLRLCVVGPTEYTDDLVKGTTQATGRPVTVRRLLADNPSIVSECDAVYIGKLTGDERSQLFSSLTGRPVLSISESDDQCTVGSLFCLRVTDDQVSFEVNLDSVARSGVRIHPSVLQLSRRKSAAP; encoded by the coding sequence ATGAAGGTGGCTGTCTGGATGACAGGGCGCGTCGTTGGCCGCAAGCAAGTGCTGCTCGCGGGGTTTCTCTACTTGCTGAGCGGTGTTGTGTTCGCTCAATCGGAAACCCCGATGAGCATGGCCGACCAACGCGCCAAATCGGTCACGCAGGTTGTCCTCGGGATTCTCAGTTACGCGCGCTGGCCTGTTGAGCCTGCACAGCTGCGCCTCTGCGTGGTCGGCCCCACCGAATACACCGACGACCTGGTCAAGGGCACGACCCAGGCCACCGGCCGGCCCGTCACCGTGCGCCGGCTGTTGGCCGACAACCCGTCGATTGTCAGTGAGTGCGATGCGGTGTACATCGGCAAGTTGACCGGTGACGAGCGCAGCCAACTCTTCTCTTCGTTGACAGGACGTCCGGTGCTGAGCATCAGCGAAAGCGACGATCAATGCACCGTCGGCAGCCTGTTTTGCCTCAGGGTCACTGATGATCAGGTGTCCTTCGAGGTCAACCTCGACTCCGTCGCCCGCAGTGGTGTGCGCATTCACCCCAGCGTGCTGCAACTGTCGCGCCGCAAGTCGGCGGCGCCATGA
- a CDS encoding diguanylate cyclase domain-containing protein: MRLFKPGSRPTLRSVIGRGHLIVALVGVAMASVSLTLLGVLALRVYADHNLHLIARSINYTVEAAVVFNDKAAAKEALALIASTEEVADAQVLDQKGTLLARWQRPETGLFSELEMQIAKAFLEKPIDMPIVHQGREIGSIQLTGHGGSLLRFLLSGLVGIVLCTAISAWVALYLARRQLRGITGPLRSLATVAHAARSDRAFDRRVPPADIAELDNLGNDFNALLDELESWQTHLQSENETLAHQASHDSLTGLPNRAFFEGRLIRALRNAHKLNERVAVLFLDSDRFKEINDGFGHAAGDAVLVAVASRVRAQLREEDLVARLGGDEFAVLLTPLHKTEDAERIADKILASMEVPIPLPGHTQVLTSLSIGIAVYPDHGATPGALLNAADAAMYQAKRLSRGAQHTSGSEHPLAHVQTRS, from the coding sequence ATGAGGCTATTCAAACCAGGTAGTCGCCCCACCTTGCGTTCGGTCATTGGCCGCGGGCACTTGATCGTTGCCCTGGTGGGCGTGGCCATGGCCAGCGTCTCGCTGACACTGCTGGGTGTGTTGGCCTTGCGGGTGTATGCCGACCACAACCTGCACCTGATTGCGCGTTCGATCAATTACACGGTGGAAGCCGCAGTGGTGTTCAATGACAAAGCGGCGGCCAAGGAAGCGCTGGCATTGATCGCCTCCACTGAAGAAGTCGCCGACGCTCAGGTGCTGGACCAAAAAGGCACGTTGCTCGCACGTTGGCAGCGACCGGAAACCGGGCTGTTCTCCGAGCTCGAAATGCAGATTGCCAAGGCTTTCCTCGAAAAACCCATCGACATGCCGATCGTTCATCAAGGTCGGGAAATCGGCAGCATCCAGCTCACCGGTCATGGCGGCAGCCTACTGCGCTTCCTTCTCAGCGGTTTGGTGGGAATCGTCCTGTGCACAGCCATCAGCGCCTGGGTCGCCCTCTATCTGGCGCGTCGACAACTTCGCGGCATAACGGGTCCACTGCGCAGCCTCGCCACCGTTGCCCACGCCGCCCGTAGCGATCGAGCCTTCGACCGCCGTGTGCCACCCGCCGACATCGCCGAACTCGACAACCTGGGCAACGACTTCAATGCCTTGCTCGATGAACTCGAGTCCTGGCAGACCCACCTGCAAAGCGAAAATGAAACCCTGGCGCATCAGGCCAGTCACGACAGCCTCACCGGGTTGCCGAACCGGGCGTTTTTCGAAGGCCGTCTGATTCGCGCGCTGCGCAATGCCCACAAACTCAATGAGCGCGTGGCCGTACTGTTTCTCGACAGCGACCGTTTCAAGGAGATCAACGATGGCTTCGGTCATGCCGCGGGCGATGCCGTGTTGGTCGCAGTCGCCAGCAGGGTTCGGGCGCAGTTGCGCGAAGAGGATCTGGTGGCGCGTCTGGGCGGTGACGAGTTTGCGGTGTTGCTGACGCCGCTGCACAAAACCGAAGACGCTGAGCGGATTGCCGACAAGATCCTCGCCAGCATGGAAGTGCCCATCCCGTTACCGGGTCATACTCAGGTCCTGACCTCACTCAGTATCGGCATTGCCGTGTACCCGGATCATGGCGCCACACCGGGCGCGTTGCTCAATGCCGCCGACGCGGCCATGTACCAGGCCAAACGCCTTTCCCGAGGTGCACAACACACGTCCGGGTCGGAGCACCCGCTCGCCCACGTTCAAACCAGGAGCTAA
- a CDS encoding OmpA family protein → MALLALTGCQTAPQKGLTPAQIAVLKQQGFELTDEGWAFGLSGKVLFGSDDDSLNAASTEIVQKIGKALLGVGIERVRVDGHTDASGKESYNEQLSLRRAKSVGKVLTTVGMKDENIQLRGLGSSQPVTSNDTAAGRTENRRVSIVVSAD, encoded by the coding sequence ATGGCCTTGCTGGCATTGACCGGGTGCCAGACCGCACCGCAAAAGGGCCTGACCCCGGCGCAAATCGCTGTGCTCAAACAGCAAGGCTTCGAGCTGACCGATGAGGGCTGGGCGTTTGGTTTGTCCGGCAAAGTACTGTTTGGCAGTGACGATGACAGCCTGAATGCCGCCAGTACCGAGATCGTCCAAAAGATCGGCAAGGCATTGCTCGGTGTCGGCATCGAGCGAGTGCGGGTCGACGGTCACACCGATGCTTCGGGCAAAGAATCCTACAACGAACAACTCTCCCTGCGTCGCGCGAAAAGCGTCGGCAAGGTGCTGACCACGGTCGGCATGAAAGACGAAAACATCCAGCTGCGCGGTCTCGGCAGCAGTCAGCCGGTGACGTCGAACGACACTGCTGCTGGCCGCACCGAAAACCGCCGGGTGTCGATCGTGGTAAGCGCTGATTAG
- a CDS encoding LysR family transcriptional regulator: protein MQKNITSLGSLNWDDLKFFLEVARTRKASTAAKRLAVDYTTVSRRISSLEAALGTLLFEKSRTSGFVLTAEGQRLLGYAESIESTLHMACEQVSGSGVALSGHVRMGCTEGFGSFFITPQLSHFVDAYPAISVDILPLPHFISLSKREADIVIALERPEHGPYVCCKLCDYKLQLYATQDYLDKHPPIRRPADLGKHSFISYVDDLAFSSELLYLANVLPGASANLRSTSVIAQFVAAQQGRSLAILPCFLAAQDPRLLPVLPEEINITRQFWMYCREDLRKLKRITLLWDYIRAVTEQNQGLLMGESREMLFAD from the coding sequence ATGCAAAAAAACATCACGTCCTTAGGCTCGTTGAACTGGGATGACCTCAAGTTTTTCCTCGAAGTCGCCCGCACCCGCAAGGCCAGCACCGCGGCCAAGCGCCTGGCGGTGGACTACACCACCGTGTCGCGGCGCATCAGCTCGCTGGAAGCGGCACTGGGTACATTGCTGTTCGAGAAATCCCGGACCAGCGGTTTTGTCCTGACCGCCGAAGGCCAGCGTTTGCTCGGTTACGCCGAGTCGATAGAAAGCACACTGCACATGGCCTGCGAGCAGGTTTCAGGTTCCGGCGTGGCGCTGTCGGGGCATGTGCGCATGGGTTGCACCGAAGGTTTCGGCAGCTTTTTCATCACCCCACAGCTGAGCCATTTCGTCGACGCCTACCCGGCGATCTCCGTGGACATCCTGCCGCTACCGCACTTCATAAGCCTGTCCAAGCGCGAGGCCGACATCGTCATTGCCCTGGAGCGCCCGGAGCACGGCCCGTACGTCTGCTGCAAACTCTGCGACTACAAACTCCAGCTCTACGCAACGCAGGATTATCTCGACAAACACCCACCGATCCGCCGCCCGGCAGATTTGGGCAAGCATTCATTCATCAGTTATGTGGATGATCTGGCGTTCAGCTCGGAGCTGTTGTACCTGGCGAACGTGTTGCCTGGCGCCAGCGCCAACTTGCGCAGCACCAGTGTGATCGCGCAATTCGTGGCGGCGCAGCAAGGACGCTCGCTGGCGATTTTGCCGTGCTTCCTCGCGGCTCAGGACCCGCGTTTGCTGCCGGTGTTGCCGGAAGAGATCAACATCACCCGGCAATTCTGGATGTACTGCCGCGAGGACCTGAGGAAGCTCAAGCGGATTACCCTGTTGTGGGATTACATCCGCGCCGTCACTGAGCAGAATCAGGGTCTGTTGATGGGTGAAAGCCGGGAAATGCTGTTCGCCGACTAA
- a CDS encoding CoA-acylating methylmalonate-semialdehyde dehydrogenase — protein MNASLTPNETTVQKVKLLIDGEWVESQTTEWHDIVNPATQQVLAKVPFATAQEVDAAISAAHRAFQTWKLTPIGARMRIMLKLQALIREHSKRIAVVLSNEQGKTIADAEGDIFRGLEVVEHACSIGSLQMGEFAENVAGGVDTYTLRQPIGVCAGITPFNFPAMIPLWMFPMAIACGNTFVLKPSEQDPMSTMLLVELAIEAGVPAGVLNVVHGGKDVVDALCTHKDIKAVSFVGSTAVGTHVYDLAGKHGKRVQSMMGAKNHAVVLPDANRVQALNALVGAGFGAAGQRCMATSVVVLVGAAKQWLPDLKALAQKLTVNAGSEPGTDVGPVISKKAKQRILDLIESGIKEGAKLELDGRDVTVPGFEKGNFVGPTLFSGVTPEMQIYTQEIFGPVLVVLEVDTLDEAIALVNANPFGNGTGLFTQSGAAARKFQTEIDVGQVGINIPIPVPVPFFSFTGSRGSKLGDLGPYGKQVVQFYTQTKTVTSRWFDDDSVNDGVNTTINLR, from the coding sequence ATGAACGCATCGCTTACGCCAAACGAAACCACTGTCCAAAAGGTCAAGCTGTTGATCGATGGCGAGTGGGTCGAGTCCCAGACCACCGAGTGGCACGACATCGTCAACCCGGCGACCCAACAAGTGCTGGCCAAGGTTCCGTTCGCCACCGCGCAGGAAGTGGACGCCGCGATCAGCGCCGCCCATCGCGCCTTCCAGACCTGGAAGCTGACGCCGATCGGCGCGCGGATGCGCATCATGCTCAAGCTCCAGGCGTTGATTCGCGAACACTCCAAGCGCATCGCCGTGGTGCTCAGCAACGAGCAAGGCAAAACCATCGCCGACGCTGAAGGCGATATCTTCCGCGGCCTGGAAGTGGTTGAACACGCTTGCTCCATCGGCAGCTTGCAAATGGGCGAGTTTGCCGAGAACGTCGCGGGCGGCGTTGATACCTACACCCTGCGTCAGCCCATCGGCGTTTGCGCCGGCATCACCCCGTTCAACTTCCCGGCGATGATTCCGCTGTGGATGTTCCCGATGGCGATCGCCTGCGGCAACACCTTTGTGCTCAAGCCGTCCGAACAGGACCCGATGTCGACCATGCTGCTGGTGGAACTGGCGATCGAGGCCGGCGTTCCGGCGGGCGTGCTCAACGTGGTCCATGGCGGCAAGGATGTGGTGGATGCGCTCTGCACACACAAGGACATCAAGGCTGTGTCCTTCGTCGGTTCGACCGCGGTCGGTACTCACGTCTACGACCTGGCCGGTAAACACGGCAAGCGCGTGCAATCGATGATGGGCGCGAAAAACCACGCTGTGGTGCTGCCGGATGCCAATCGCGTACAAGCGCTCAATGCCCTGGTCGGTGCCGGTTTCGGTGCCGCGGGGCAACGTTGCATGGCCACTTCGGTGGTGGTGTTGGTGGGCGCGGCCAAACAATGGTTACCTGACCTGAAAGCGCTGGCGCAAAAGCTCACCGTGAATGCCGGCAGCGAGCCGGGCACTGACGTTGGCCCGGTGATCTCGAAAAAAGCCAAACAGCGGATTCTCGATCTGATCGAAAGCGGCATCAAGGAAGGCGCCAAGCTGGAGCTGGATGGTCGCGACGTCACCGTTCCAGGCTTTGAGAAAGGCAACTTTGTCGGCCCGACCCTGTTCTCCGGCGTAACCCCAGAGATGCAGATCTACACCCAGGAAATCTTCGGCCCGGTGCTGGTGGTCCTGGAAGTCGACACCCTCGACGAGGCCATCGCGCTGGTCAACGCCAATCCGTTCGGCAACGGCACGGGCCTGTTCACTCAGAGCGGTGCGGCGGCGCGTAAATTCCAGACCGAAATCGACGTCGGCCAGGTCGGCATCAACATCCCGATTCCGGTGCCGGTCCCGTTCTTCAGCTTCACCGGTTCCCGTGGTTCGAAGCTCGGCGACCTCGGTCCGTATGGCAAGCAAGTGGTGCAGTTCTACACTCAGACCAAGACGGTCACCAGTCGCTGGTTCGATGACGACAGCGTCAACGATGGTGTGAACACCACCATCAACTTGCGTTAA
- the mmsB gene encoding 3-hydroxyisobutyrate dehydrogenase encodes MKIAFIGLGNMGAPMARNLIKAGHALSLVDLNKTVLAELEQLGGSVSASAREAAQGAELVITMLPAAVHVRSVWLGEDGVLAGIGKGVPAVDCSTIDPQTARDVAAAAAKQGVAMADAPVSGGTGGAAAGTLTFMVGATPELFATLQPVLAQMGRNIVHCGEVGTGQIAKICNNLLLAISMVGVSEAMALGDALGIDTTVLAGIINSSTGRCWSSEMYNPWPGIVETAPASRGYTGGFGAELMLKDLGLATEAARQAHQPVVLGAVAQQLYQAMSQRGEGGKDFSAIINSYRKPQ; translated from the coding sequence ATGAAAATCGCTTTTATCGGTCTCGGCAACATGGGCGCGCCGATGGCGCGCAACCTGATCAAGGCCGGCCATGCGCTGAGCCTGGTCGATCTGAACAAAACCGTTCTGGCCGAACTGGAGCAGTTGGGCGGCAGCGTCAGTGCTTCGGCCCGTGAAGCGGCGCAAGGTGCGGAACTGGTGATCACCATGCTGCCCGCCGCTGTGCATGTGCGCAGCGTATGGCTGGGTGAAGATGGCGTGCTCGCCGGTATCGGCAAAGGCGTGCCGGCCGTGGATTGCAGCACCATCGATCCGCAGACTGCGCGTGATGTGGCGGCTGCTGCGGCCAAGCAAGGCGTGGCCATGGCCGATGCACCGGTCTCTGGCGGGACTGGCGGTGCGGCGGCCGGGACGCTGACCTTCATGGTCGGCGCCACGCCTGAACTGTTCGCCACTCTGCAACCGGTGCTGGCGCAAATGGGCCGCAACATCGTCCATTGCGGTGAAGTCGGCACCGGGCAAATCGCCAAGATCTGCAACAACCTGCTGCTGGCGATTTCCATGGTCGGCGTGAGCGAAGCCATGGCGTTGGGTGATGCACTGGGGATCGACACCACCGTGCTGGCCGGGATCATCAACAGTTCTACCGGGCGTTGCTGGAGTTCGGAGATGTACAACCCGTGGCCGGGCATCGTCGAAACGGCGCCGGCCTCGCGTGGTTATACCGGTGGTTTCGGTGCCGAACTGATGCTCAAGGATCTGGGGCTGGCCACGGAGGCGGCACGTCAGGCGCACCAACCGGTGGTGCTCGGCGCGGTGGCCCAGCAGTTGTATCAGGCGATGAGCCAGCGTGGAGAGGGTGGTAAAGACTTCTCGGCGATCATCAACAGCTATCGCAAACCGCAGTAA
- a CDS encoding cupin domain-containing protein — MTAPITVLRDTHPLPVLDACKWEKLEGDPHTVNLNAYTSEDGSKIMGTWICTPGKWYVEYVKWEYCDFREGYCIITPEGKEPIHLRAGDIFVIEPGMKGTWEVVETVRKYFVFA, encoded by the coding sequence ATGACCGCACCCATTACCGTTCTTCGCGACACTCACCCTCTGCCGGTGCTTGATGCCTGCAAATGGGAAAAACTCGAAGGCGACCCGCACACCGTCAACCTCAACGCCTATACCAGCGAAGACGGCAGCAAGATCATGGGCACCTGGATCTGCACGCCGGGCAAGTGGTATGTGGAATACGTGAAGTGGGAATACTGCGATTTCCGCGAGGGGTATTGCATCATCACGCCGGAAGGCAAAGAGCCGATCCATCTGCGTGCCGGTGATATTTTCGTGATCGAGCCGGGCATGAAAGGCACGTGGGAAGTGGTTGAAACCGTGCGCAAGTATTTCGTGTTTGCCTGA
- a CDS encoding acyl carrier protein → MNNPLELENVIASTREILAQLLVMSADDIDENSSIVEDLSADSLDIVDLSFQLGRQYGCTLPKTSVLDHAVAVCGDASEFLASGRITENGKALLEQSLSAYSPDQLQSGMQPAQVFAATTVRNWAQQCRNLFNYLPQNCPDCGAHQAVLNERQQVVCDACSARLVPVDGDEVSRRLVEQFVATHVKETV, encoded by the coding sequence ATGAACAATCCATTGGAGTTGGAAAACGTCATTGCCAGCACCCGCGAGATCCTCGCGCAACTGTTGGTGATGAGCGCCGATGATATCGATGAGAACAGCAGTATCGTCGAGGACCTCAGCGCCGATTCGCTGGACATCGTCGACCTGAGTTTTCAACTGGGCCGTCAGTATGGCTGCACCTTGCCCAAAACCAGCGTGCTCGATCACGCCGTCGCTGTCTGCGGCGACGCCAGCGAGTTCCTCGCCAGCGGTCGCATCACTGAAAACGGCAAGGCCTTGCTTGAACAGAGCCTCAGCGCCTACTCCCCGGATCAACTCCAGTCCGGTATGCAACCGGCGCAGGTATTTGCCGCCACCACTGTGCGCAACTGGGCGCAACAGTGCCGCAACCTCTTCAACTATCTGCCGCAGAACTGCCCCGATTGCGGCGCTCATCAAGCCGTGCTGAACGAACGTCAGCAAGTGGTCTGTGACGCGTGCAGTGCGAGGCTGGTGCCGGTCGACGGCGACGAGGTTTCACGCCGACTGGTGGAGCAATTTGTGGCCACTCACGTCAAAGAGACGGTGTAG
- a CDS encoding beta-ketoacyl-[acyl-carrier-protein] synthase family protein has protein sequence MRAREVYVTGFGLVAPMALDAATLFERICQKQSCVREHPRFKALGFNNSAAGFIDDGQWQQIAAGFGGNAALHPRQSVLAEFVARQAIQHAGLTPTAFAHTRSGLFLGANKYCADSHDLHRASRCMDEAGRVDLDQLLDNPAASSAVFGRRVDQQTQHLAETLGIRDHISTHSDACAAGTMAIGSAYRAIERGEIDLAICGAVELMANELPYYMFNSLGALCQADLPASEQSRPFMPDRCGFVISEGAAMIILESAEHAQRRKATPLGRVLGYANVCEAQKMTSSSRDGRKYEECMEAAIEDAGLLSSAVQHVNTHGTSTQANDSCEALALQRVFGECQEHVTFTANKSAIGHSLAGSGAIEAVLSLISLRDGVLLPTLNYDHDRAEYPSLKFLSEPMRQSINVVMSNSFGFGGVNSSLVLGRA, from the coding sequence ATGCGGGCACGAGAAGTCTATGTGACCGGATTCGGTCTGGTGGCGCCCATGGCACTGGACGCCGCCACGTTATTCGAGCGGATCTGCCAGAAGCAGTCCTGTGTTCGCGAACATCCACGGTTCAAGGCGCTGGGCTTCAACAACAGCGCTGCCGGGTTTATCGATGACGGCCAGTGGCAGCAGATCGCCGCGGGTTTCGGCGGCAATGCTGCGCTGCATCCACGGCAAAGCGTGCTGGCCGAGTTCGTCGCTCGACAAGCCATTCAGCACGCCGGTCTGACCCCGACAGCCTTTGCTCACACCCGCAGTGGATTGTTCCTGGGGGCTAACAAGTACTGCGCGGACAGTCACGATCTGCATCGGGCCAGTCGCTGCATGGATGAGGCCGGGCGTGTCGATCTGGATCAACTGCTGGATAACCCGGCGGCGTCGAGCGCGGTCTTCGGGCGCCGGGTCGATCAGCAGACCCAGCACCTGGCCGAGACGCTCGGTATCCGCGATCACATTTCGACCCACTCCGATGCCTGCGCCGCCGGCACCATGGCGATCGGCAGCGCCTACCGTGCGATCGAGCGCGGCGAAATCGACCTGGCCATTTGCGGTGCCGTCGAACTGATGGCCAACGAGTTGCCGTATTACATGTTCAACAGCCTCGGCGCGCTGTGTCAGGCCGACCTGCCGGCAAGCGAGCAGAGTCGACCGTTCATGCCGGATCGCTGCGGCTTCGTGATCAGCGAGGGCGCGGCCATGATCATTCTCGAATCCGCCGAGCATGCGCAACGTCGCAAAGCAACGCCGTTGGGGCGTGTGCTGGGTTACGCGAATGTGTGCGAGGCGCAAAAAATGACCTCCAGCAGCCGGGATGGCCGCAAATACGAGGAATGCATGGAAGCCGCAATCGAAGACGCCGGGTTGCTCAGCAGCGCCGTGCAACACGTCAACACCCATGGCACGTCTACCCAGGCCAACGACAGCTGCGAAGCCTTGGCTCTGCAGCGAGTGTTCGGCGAGTGCCAGGAACACGTGACGTTCACCGCCAACAAATCGGCCATCGGTCATTCCCTGGCGGGCAGCGGCGCGATTGAAGCGGTGCTGTCATTGATCAGCCTGCGGGATGGCGTGCTGTTGCCGACCTTGAACTACGATCACGACCGCGCCGAATACCCCTCGCTGAAGTTTCTCAGTGAGCCGATGCGCCAGTCGATCAATGTGGTGATGTCCAACTCGTTCGGGTTCGGCGGCGTCAACAGCTCGCTGGTTCTGGGGAGGGCATGA